Proteins from one Pyrenophora tritici-repentis strain M4 chromosome Unknown M4_contig_00038, whole genome shotgun sequence genomic window:
- a CDS encoding Velvet multi-domain protein, with protein sequence MAWNPHSRNNTGRPEVVPQDRLIGSARRYELKVEQQPIRARMCGFGDKDRRPITPPPCIRLIVYDRITGRELDFNDIDSTYFVLMVDLWNQEGTAAVNLVRHSSAAPTVSISSSTTTSYPPPPDRQYVTTAIPQYDPPYRMTTHMPSYSHGPVMGYPYPQPGPPASYPAYAQTYGQPPQAPIMPPAPMSSNHTRNLIGMNAVNACRLNDLDGKAGFWFVLQDLSVRTEGTFRLKLSLFDIGSGTNTVVPESQGPTHGKGPCLAHSFSEQFTVYSAKKFPGVIESTPLSKCFAQQGIKIPIRKDAPKEIVNANEYEADD encoded by the coding sequence ATGGCCTGGAATCCGCACAGCAGAAATAATACCGGTCGCCCAGAAGTAGTTCCGCAGGATCGCCTGATTGGGAGTGCAAGGAGATATGAGTTGAAGGTCGAACAGCAACCTATTCGAGCGCGCATGTGTGGATTCGGCGATAAAGACCGCAGGCCTataacgccgccgccatgTATCCGCCTCATCGTCTATGACCGGATTACGGGGCGAGAGCTGGACTTCAACGACATCGACAGCACCTACTTTGTCCTCATGGTGGACCTCTGGAACCAGGAAGGTACCGCCGCTGTCAACCTAGTGCGGCATTCCAGCGCAGCTCCCacagtcagcatcagcagtagcacaacgacctcgtatccgccgccgccagaCCGGCAGTACGTAACAACAGCCATTCCGCAGTACGATCCACCGTACAGAATGACGACGCACATGCCGTCATATTCGCATGGCCCCGTAATGGGGTACCCGTACCCGCAGCCTGGACCGCCGGCTAGCTATCCGGCGTACGCCCAAACTTACGGCCAACCACCCCAGGCACCCATAATGCCCCCCGCACCCATGAGTTCAAACCACACGCGCAATCTTATCGGCATGAATGCCGTCAACGCTTGTCGTCTCAACGACCTCGACGGCAAAGCCGGCTTCTGGTTCGTGCTGCAGGATCTGAGCGTCCGGACAGAGGGCACCTTTCGACTCAAGCTCAGCCTCTTCGACATTGGCAGCGGCACAAACACGGTGGTGCCCGAGAGTCAGGGCCCCACACACGGTAAAGGTCCTTGCCTTGCACACAGCTTCTCAGAGCAGTTTACAGTCTACTCTGCCAAGAAGTTCCCAGGTGTAATTGAGAGCACACCGCTCAGTAAGTGCTTTGCACAGCAGGGTATCAAGATACCGATACGGAAGGATGCACCAAAAGAAATAGTCAACGCAAACGAATATGAGGCGGATGATTAG